Proteins encoded in a region of the Ancylobacter sp. SL191 genome:
- a CDS encoding DUF3443 family protein: protein MRSWGLVGGCGVFLSVVTGGVAMAQDSATIPLHPFIQSGHSGVDYNPFYFVNVAIGDPNNDVNHVLVDTGSTGLYLLEQSLTPGSYSLSAMNFSYGYSSGNQISGKVGYATVYFPGAKDSDGNVLTLGTAQQIAFGVITDFTCNSYNLNCAGYRAISQHTNPNNYGWNVDQTGVMGVAYSGGQDVFNPLAQLSGSYANGFIFQADRVMGTSSPVLVVGLTAENTAGYSFANFASQGTTGGNIGLLAWNTKSIQTCFTAANSTGCLQSVFDSGAGNATFETEATGGPDSSTTGRAPRPVTIGVDGVMSFSSSLGSYDYAPQHGSTLGYNTGNEIFLYYTVAYDYLNGRIGFLPVSSIAAGETVFTDDSQLGLPGAGVIVFGSMQLGPSFVSSRAINLGESTYLDIGSPELIVDGSVTLNGSLSSTETAQIGFYGIEGQTNHLTLNGVNLFSSTLPITVKDMTLSVNGILPGALSVAQHATLGGTGIIVGSLDVGNGAIVAPGNSIGTLTVIGDVTMRANSTLSVELGAPGVSDRLVVFGDINFEDISLNFSRIDTATLGIGNYTIVSATGTVTGGFGSITGPSFGSLSAEFPFLLASLSTSASSFAIDLTRSAVSYTSAALTPNEMAVATVADALSVDSPVNVALSGLDLSTAPAALNSLAGEIHASLQSSLQQQSFYLRDAALSRLRQSFAVPGEPAGTPAPAQPLLPGSQATVWGQAFGAWGDTDGDGNAAPVSRSLDGFIFGVDRPVDLGSWQTRLGLVGGYENADIDVDDMASSASVDSYDIGVYGGARLGDLGLRVGASYSWHDIATSRTVAFGNLVNGLTADYDGATTQVFGEVGYDIHLGATTLQPFASLAYVHLDTDSFTETGGGAALLGESETFATSYGVLGLRLNHLFTLANGKPLAVTAALGWQLAFGDLTPEATAAFAGSEAFTVAGVPIAENAALIDLGVAYKPSENFSLGLSYVGQLASSATDNAIKGSLTIRF from the coding sequence GTGCGGAGCTGGGGGCTTGTCGGCGGGTGCGGGGTCTTTCTGAGCGTGGTGACGGGTGGCGTGGCGATGGCGCAGGACAGCGCCACGATCCCCCTTCATCCCTTCATCCAGTCCGGCCATAGCGGGGTCGATTACAACCCGTTCTATTTTGTGAACGTGGCCATCGGCGATCCGAACAACGATGTGAATCATGTTCTCGTCGATACGGGCTCGACCGGCCTCTACCTGCTGGAACAAAGCCTGACGCCCGGCAGCTACAGCTTGTCCGCGATGAACTTCAGCTACGGCTATTCCAGCGGCAACCAGATCAGTGGCAAGGTCGGCTACGCGACGGTCTATTTTCCCGGCGCGAAGGACAGCGACGGCAACGTCCTCACGCTCGGGACGGCCCAGCAGATCGCCTTCGGCGTCATCACCGACTTCACCTGCAACAGCTATAATCTCAATTGCGCGGGCTATCGCGCCATCTCCCAGCACACCAATCCCAACAATTATGGCTGGAACGTCGATCAGACCGGCGTGATGGGCGTCGCCTATTCCGGCGGCCAGGATGTCTTCAACCCGCTCGCGCAGCTTTCCGGCAGCTACGCCAACGGCTTCATCTTTCAGGCCGACCGGGTGATGGGCACAAGCTCGCCGGTATTGGTCGTGGGCCTGACGGCGGAGAACACCGCCGGCTACAGCTTCGCGAACTTTGCCTCGCAGGGAACGACGGGCGGCAATATCGGCCTGCTGGCCTGGAACACCAAGAGCATCCAGACCTGCTTCACCGCCGCGAACTCGACGGGCTGCCTGCAGAGCGTGTTTGATTCCGGCGCCGGCAACGCGACCTTCGAGACCGAGGCGACGGGCGGGCCGGACTCGTCGACCACTGGCCGGGCTCCCCGGCCGGTGACGATCGGTGTCGACGGGGTGATGTCCTTCTCGTCCAGCCTCGGATCCTACGACTACGCCCCACAGCATGGCAGCACGCTCGGTTACAACACCGGCAATGAGATCTTCCTCTATTACACGGTCGCCTATGACTATCTGAACGGGCGCATCGGCTTCCTGCCGGTGTCCAGCATCGCGGCCGGCGAGACCGTCTTCACCGATGACAGCCAGCTCGGCCTGCCGGGCGCCGGCGTCATCGTGTTCGGGTCCATGCAGCTCGGGCCGAGCTTCGTGTCAAGCCGCGCCATTAATCTGGGCGAGTCGACCTATCTCGACATCGGCTCGCCCGAACTCATCGTCGACGGCTCGGTGACGCTGAATGGCTCGCTGTCGTCAACCGAGACGGCGCAGATCGGCTTCTACGGGATCGAGGGCCAGACCAATCACCTGACGCTCAACGGCGTGAACCTGTTCAGCAGCACGCTGCCGATCACGGTGAAGGACATGACCCTTTCGGTGAACGGCATCCTGCCGGGCGCGTTGAGTGTCGCCCAGCACGCCACGCTCGGCGGCACCGGCATCATCGTTGGCAGCCTCGATGTAGGGAACGGGGCCATCGTCGCCCCCGGCAATTCCATCGGCACGCTGACGGTCATTGGCGATGTGACGATGCGGGCGAACTCCACCCTGTCCGTCGAGCTCGGCGCGCCGGGCGTGAGCGACCGGCTGGTGGTGTTCGGCGACATCAACTTCGAGGACATCAGCCTGAATTTTTCGCGGATCGACACCGCCACCCTTGGCATTGGCAACTACACCATCGTCTCCGCCACCGGCACCGTCACCGGCGGGTTCGGCAGCATCACCGGCCCCAGCTTCGGCTCGCTCAGCGCGGAATTCCCGTTCCTGCTGGCATCGCTCTCGACCTCGGCCTCCTCCTTCGCCATCGACCTCACGCGCAGCGCGGTGAGCTACACAAGCGCCGCGCTGACGCCGAATGAAATGGCGGTGGCGACGGTGGCCGACGCGCTCTCCGTCGACAGCCCGGTGAACGTCGCCCTCTCGGGCCTCGATCTCTCCACCGCGCCCGCCGCGCTGAACAGCCTCGCCGGCGAGATCCACGCCTCGCTGCAATCGAGCCTGCAGCAGCAATCCTTCTATCTGCGCGATGCCGCGCTCTCGCGCCTGCGCCAGAGCTTCGCCGTACCGGGCGAGCCCGCCGGCACGCCCGCCCCGGCGCAGCCGCTGCTGCCGGGCTCGCAGGCGACCGTCTGGGGCCAGGCCTTCGGGGCCTGGGGCGACACGGATGGCGACGGCAACGCCGCGCCCGTCTCGCGCTCGCTCGACGGCTTCATCTTCGGTGTCGACCGTCCGGTGGATCTCGGCAGCTGGCAGACGCGCCTCGGCCTGGTCGGCGGCTATGAGAACGCCGATATTGACGTGGACGACATGGCCTCCTCCGCCTCGGTCGACAGCTATGATATCGGCGTCTATGGCGGCGCGCGGCTCGGTGACCTCGGCCTGCGCGTCGGGGCGAGCTATAGCTGGCACGACATCGCGACCAGCCGCACCGTCGCCTTCGGCAATCTCGTCAACGGCCTCACCGCCGATTATGACGGCGCCACCACGCAGGTCTTCGGCGAGGTCGGCTACGACATCCATCTCGGCGCGACGACGCTGCAACCTTTCGCCAGCCTCGCTTATGTCCATCTCGACACGGACAGCTTCACCGAGACCGGCGGTGGGGCGGCACTTCTGGGCGAGTCGGAGACCTTCGCCACCAGCTATGGCGTGCTCGGCCTGCGGCTCAACCACCTGTTCACCCTCGCCAATGGCAAGCCGCTGGCGGTGACGGCGGCGCTCGGCTGGCAGCTCGCCTTTGGCGACCTCACCCCGGAGGCCACGGCGGCCTTCGCGGGAAGCGAGGCCTTCACGGTGGCGGGCGTGCCCATCGCGGAGAATGCGGCGCTGATCGACCTCGGCGTCGCCTACAAGCCGAGCGAGAATTTCAGCCTCGGCCTGTCCTATGTCGGCCAGCTCGCCTCCTCCGCCACCGACAATGCTATCAAGGGCTCGCTGACCATTCGCTTCTGA
- a CDS encoding ABC-F family ATP-binding cassette domain-containing protein, translated as MIRLDSIGKQNGKQIVFIEASASLLKGEKIGLVGPNGAGKTTLFRLVTGQEAPDEGQVSVDRGTTIGYFSQDVGEMAGQSVLAEVMDGAGPVSAIAAELRELEAAMVDPDRADEMDAVIERYGEVQARFEELDGYSLEGRAAEVLAGLGFSQEMIDGDVGRLSGGWKMRVALARILLMRPDVMLLDEPSNHLDIESLIWLEAFLKNFDGALMMTSHDRAFMNRIVTKVVEIEGGALISYSGNYDFYAQQRALAEKQQQAQFERQQAMLAKEIAFIERFKARASHAAQVQSRVKKLDKIERVEPPRRRQSVAFDFQPPPRSGEDVASLKNIHKAYGARRIYDGLDFHVRRRERWAVMGVNGAGKSTLLKLIAGETTPDEGTVAVGGSVKMGYFAQHAMEVLEGERTVFETLEDAFPQAGQGSLRSLAGCFGFSGDDVEKKCRVLSGGEKARLAMARMLYDPPNFLVLDEPTNHLDIGTKEMLIAALADYEGTMLFVSHDRHFLAALSNRVLEITPDGIHQYGGGYTEYVARTGQEAPGLRN; from the coding sequence ATGATCCGCCTCGACTCCATCGGCAAGCAGAACGGCAAGCAGATCGTCTTCATCGAGGCCTCCGCCTCGCTGCTGAAGGGCGAGAAGATCGGCCTCGTCGGCCCCAACGGCGCCGGCAAGACCACGCTGTTCCGCCTCGTCACCGGGCAGGAAGCCCCCGATGAGGGCCAGGTCTCGGTCGATCGCGGCACCACCATCGGCTATTTCAGCCAGGATGTCGGCGAGATGGCCGGCCAGTCCGTGCTCGCCGAGGTGATGGACGGCGCCGGCCCGGTGAGCGCCATCGCCGCCGAGCTGCGCGAGCTGGAAGCCGCCATGGTCGATCCCGACCGCGCCGACGAGATGGACGCCGTCATCGAGCGCTATGGCGAGGTGCAGGCCCGCTTCGAGGAGCTGGACGGCTATTCGCTGGAAGGCCGCGCGGCGGAAGTGCTGGCCGGTCTCGGCTTCTCGCAGGAGATGATCGACGGCGATGTCGGCCGCCTCTCGGGCGGCTGGAAGATGCGCGTCGCGCTCGCCCGCATCCTGCTCATGCGGCCGGATGTGATGCTGCTCGACGAACCCTCCAACCATCTCGACATCGAGAGCCTGATCTGGCTGGAGGCGTTCCTGAAGAATTTCGACGGCGCGCTGATGATGACCTCGCATGACCGCGCCTTCATGAACCGCATCGTCACCAAGGTCGTCGAGATCGAAGGCGGCGCGCTTATCTCCTATTCCGGCAATTATGATTTCTACGCCCAGCAGCGCGCGCTGGCCGAGAAGCAGCAGCAGGCGCAGTTCGAGCGCCAGCAGGCGATGCTGGCCAAGGAAATCGCCTTCATCGAGCGCTTCAAGGCCCGCGCCTCGCATGCCGCGCAGGTGCAGAGCCGGGTGAAGAAGCTCGACAAGATCGAGCGAGTCGAGCCGCCGCGTCGGCGCCAGTCGGTCGCCTTCGATTTCCAGCCGCCGCCGCGCTCGGGCGAGGACGTGGCGAGCCTGAAGAACATCCACAAGGCCTATGGCGCCCGCCGCATCTATGACGGGCTGGACTTCCATGTGCGCCGGCGCGAGCGCTGGGCGGTGATGGGGGTGAACGGCGCGGGCAAGTCCACCCTTCTGAAGCTGATCGCCGGCGAGACGACGCCGGATGAGGGCACCGTCGCGGTCGGCGGCAGCGTGAAGATGGGCTATTTCGCCCAGCACGCCATGGAGGTGCTGGAAGGCGAGCGCACCGTGTTCGAGACGCTGGAGGACGCCTTCCCGCAGGCCGGACAGGGCTCCCTGCGCTCACTCGCCGGCTGCTTCGGTTTCTCGGGCGACGATGTCGAGAAGAAGTGCCGCGTGCTCTCGGGCGGCGAGAAGGCGCGCCTTGCCATGGCGCGCATGCTCTACGACCCGCCGAACTTCCTCGTGCTCGACGAGCCGACCAACCATCTCGACATCGGCACCAAGGAAATGCTGATCGCCGCGCTGGCCGATTATGAAGGCACCATGCTGTTCGTCAGCCATGACCGGCACTTCCTCGCCGCGCTGTCGAACCGCGTGCTGGAGATCACGCCGGACGGCATCCACCAATATGGCGGCGGCTATACCGAATATGTCGCCCGCACCGGCCAGGAAGCGCCGGGGCTGCGCAACTAG
- a CDS encoding PQQ-dependent sugar dehydrogenase yields the protein MPARLRPIPSRFAPPLLASACLLALAACSEAPSLSESAEYGPNPTLPEPHTSLIPTLKVADAVGWPEGAAPTPAQGFTITAFARGLDHPRWLYELPNGDVLVAESNAPPKPEGKSGGIRGWVQGIVMGWAGAKVPSANRISLLRDADGDGTAEMKTTFLSGLTSPFGMALVGDQFYVANADAVVRFPYGEGETEITAPATKVADLPAGRNHHWTKSLIASEDGSKLYVGVGSNSNAAENGMAEEENRAAVLEIDTASGQSRVFAGGLRNPVGIDWNPATGQLWVSVNERDEIGDHLVPDYMTSVREGGFYGWPYSYYGPHVDERVQPQRPELVASALKPDYALGAHTASLGLTFVDNPAFGERFQNGAIIGQHGSWNRSERAGYRVIFVPFADGKPSGMPQELLTGFLNADGEAQGRPVGVRLDRRGGLLVADDVGNVVWRLRPQQGQAAGAATDSGG from the coding sequence ATGCCCGCCCGTCTGCGTCCGATCCCGTCCCGCTTCGCCCCGCCGCTGCTCGCCAGCGCCTGCCTGCTCGCCCTCGCCGCCTGCAGCGAGGCGCCCAGCCTGTCCGAGAGCGCCGAATACGGGCCGAACCCCACCCTGCCGGAGCCGCACACCTCGCTCATCCCGACGCTGAAGGTCGCCGATGCGGTGGGTTGGCCCGAGGGCGCGGCGCCGACGCCCGCCCAAGGCTTCACCATCACCGCCTTCGCGCGCGGGCTTGATCATCCGCGCTGGCTCTATGAACTGCCCAATGGCGACGTGCTGGTGGCCGAGAGCAATGCCCCGCCCAAGCCCGAGGGCAAGAGCGGCGGCATTCGCGGCTGGGTGCAGGGCATCGTGATGGGCTGGGCCGGCGCGAAAGTGCCGAGCGCCAACCGCATCTCACTGCTGCGCGACGCCGATGGCGACGGCACGGCCGAGATGAAGACGACTTTCCTCTCCGGTCTCACCTCGCCCTTCGGCATGGCGCTGGTCGGCGACCAGTTCTATGTCGCCAATGCCGATGCGGTGGTGCGCTTCCCCTACGGGGAAGGCGAGACGGAGATCACCGCGCCGGCCACCAAGGTCGCGGACCTGCCGGCCGGGCGGAACCACCACTGGACCAAGAGCCTCATTGCCAGCGAGGACGGCTCCAAGCTCTATGTCGGTGTCGGCTCCAATTCCAACGCTGCCGAGAACGGCATGGCGGAGGAGGAGAACCGGGCCGCCGTGCTGGAGATCGACACCGCCAGCGGTCAGAGCCGGGTCTTCGCCGGGGGGCTGCGCAACCCGGTCGGCATCGACTGGAACCCCGCCACCGGGCAGCTCTGGGTGTCGGTAAACGAACGCGACGAGATCGGCGACCATCTCGTGCCCGACTACATGACCAGCGTGCGCGAGGGCGGCTTCTATGGCTGGCCCTATTCCTATTACGGTCCGCACGTGGATGAGCGCGTGCAGCCGCAGCGCCCCGAACTGGTGGCGAGCGCCCTGAAGCCGGATTACGCGCTGGGCGCCCACACCGCGTCGCTGGGTCTGACCTTCGTCGACAACCCGGCCTTCGGGGAGCGCTTCCAGAACGGCGCCATCATCGGCCAGCACGGCTCGTGGAACCGCTCCGAGCGTGCCGGCTACCGGGTGATCTTCGTGCCCTTCGCCGATGGTAAGCCGTCCGGCATGCCGCAGGAATTGCTGACCGGCTTTCTCAACGCCGATGGCGAGGCGCAGGGCCGCCCGGTCGGCGTCCGTCTCGACCGGCGCGGCGGGCTGCTGGTCGCCGATGATGTCGGCAATGTCGTCTGGCGCCTGCGCCCGCAGCAGGGCCAGGCAGCCGGCGCGGCAACGGACAGCGGCGGCTAG
- a CDS encoding putative bifunctional diguanylate cyclase/phosphodiesterase — MVDATIEPPGMAGGMVSAGGTTASGLLSVMSGFIAGLFHQRPFAEDLAPLLARLGADLALSRAALFEVHSSAAAGLCVTCRVDWARKGLPLLAGNTHPPVRPDEADALQRDWAERRTRGEVIEGRTDDLTGYLRAFFEAAEIVSFYTLPVMVDGRWWGHFCVSSDEPARLWTGEERAGLQALTELIALAVERSHGRRALSEATRLAMLAAALDGIVTIDEAGQIVDFNPAAEAMFGYSRADVTGRFLGDTIIPTHLRDAHRAGMARYLAGANPHILGRRIEVEGATRGGRVFPIELTVTEIRTGTRRLFTAYLRDISDRRRAKEALETLAYSDTVTGLPNRAGLVRLMRQQGETVGGALVMRMSDLAILGASLGEAFAQQMIAAIAARLSGHLPAQAHLGRTGENEFAIIFPTGMAPERLGRQFEALMHAPLEVEGRRFYLDANLGLAARAGRIEQSLRDAEMACRSERAGRWRVFDDSLRADHQQRLAMEIALREALAAGGDEIYPVFQPVVESRSGRVLGFEALARWRSPRLGQVTPGAFIALAETAGLIDRIGELILERALGACARWNAARAALGQAPRFIAVNLAASQLTVPDLAERIAARLARHGVPGAMLHLELTESTLLAQPDAAAQMMHRLRALGCRIAIDDFGTGYSSFSYLQHLPADVLKIDRAFMTELATQPRARKILGVMIDLAHALGMSVVAEGIETVEALAVLEGLGGDAVQGFLTGHPMPLEAALEHPDGIAWARQG, encoded by the coding sequence GTGGTGGACGCGACGATCGAGCCGCCGGGCATGGCAGGCGGGATGGTGTCGGCGGGCGGGACAACCGCCAGCGGCCTGCTCTCGGTCATGAGCGGCTTCATTGCCGGCCTGTTCCATCAGCGCCCCTTCGCGGAGGATCTCGCCCCGCTCCTCGCCCGCCTCGGCGCCGACCTCGCGCTGAGCCGCGCCGCCCTGTTCGAGGTTCATAGCAGCGCGGCAGCCGGGCTCTGCGTCACCTGCCGGGTCGACTGGGCGCGCAAAGGGCTCCCCCTGCTCGCCGGCAATACCCACCCGCCCGTGCGACCGGACGAGGCCGACGCGCTCCAGCGCGACTGGGCGGAACGGCGCACGCGCGGCGAGGTGATCGAGGGCCGCACGGACGACCTGACCGGCTATTTGCGCGCCTTCTTCGAGGCGGCCGAGATCGTCAGCTTCTACACCCTGCCGGTGATGGTGGACGGGCGCTGGTGGGGGCATTTCTGCGTCAGCTCGGACGAGCCCGCGCGCCTGTGGACGGGGGAGGAACGCGCCGGCCTGCAGGCGCTCACCGAACTTATCGCCCTCGCCGTGGAACGCTCGCACGGGCGGCGCGCGCTCAGCGAGGCGACGCGCCTTGCCATGCTGGCGGCGGCGCTCGACGGCATCGTCACCATCGACGAGGCCGGGCAGATCGTCGACTTCAACCCGGCGGCGGAAGCCATGTTCGGCTACAGCCGCGCGGACGTGACCGGCCGCTTCCTCGGCGACACCATCATCCCCACCCATCTGCGCGACGCGCACCGCGCCGGCATGGCGCGCTATCTGGCCGGCGCGAACCCGCACATTCTCGGGCGCCGCATCGAGGTCGAGGGGGCGACGCGCGGCGGGCGCGTCTTCCCGATCGAACTCACCGTGACGGAAATCCGAACGGGCACGCGGCGGCTGTTCACCGCCTATCTGCGCGACATTTCCGACCGTCGGCGCGCGAAGGAGGCGCTGGAGACACTCGCCTATAGCGATACCGTGACCGGGCTGCCGAACCGCGCCGGTCTGGTGCGGCTGATGCGGCAGCAGGGCGAGACGGTCGGCGGGGCGCTGGTGATGCGGATGTCCGACCTCGCCATTCTCGGCGCCTCGCTGGGCGAGGCTTTCGCGCAGCAGATGATTGCCGCCATCGCCGCGCGGCTGAGCGGCCATCTGCCGGCGCAGGCGCATCTCGGCCGCACCGGCGAGAACGAGTTCGCCATCATCTTCCCGACGGGCATGGCCCCCGAACGTCTCGGCCGGCAGTTCGAGGCGCTGATGCACGCGCCGCTGGAGGTGGAGGGACGGCGCTTCTATCTCGACGCCAATCTCGGGCTCGCCGCGCGGGCCGGGCGCATCGAGCAGAGCCTGCGCGACGCGGAAATGGCCTGCCGGAGCGAGCGCGCCGGGCGCTGGCGGGTGTTCGACGATTCCCTGCGCGCCGACCATCAGCAGCGCCTCGCCATGGAAATCGCGCTGCGCGAGGCGCTGGCGGCGGGCGGGGACGAGATCTACCCGGTGTTCCAGCCGGTGGTGGAAAGCCGGAGCGGCCGGGTGCTTGGCTTCGAGGCGCTGGCGCGCTGGCGCTCGCCGCGCCTCGGGCAGGTGACGCCCGGCGCGTTCATTGCGCTGGCGGAAACCGCCGGCCTGATCGACCGGATCGGCGAGCTGATCCTCGAGCGCGCGCTCGGCGCCTGTGCCCGCTGGAACGCCGCGCGCGCAGCGCTCGGGCAGGCGCCACGCTTCATCGCGGTCAACCTCGCCGCCTCGCAGCTCACCGTGCCCGACCTTGCCGAGCGGATCGCCGCGCGGCTGGCCCGCCATGGGGTGCCGGGCGCGATGCTGCATCTGGAACTGACGGAAAGCACCCTGCTCGCCCAGCCCGATGCCGCGGCGCAGATGATGCACCGGCTGAGGGCGCTGGGCTGCCGCATCGCCATCGACGATTTCGGCACCGGCTATTCGAGCTTCAGCTATCTCCAGCACCTGCCGGCCGACGTGCTGAAGATCGACCGCGCCTTCATGACGGAACTCGCCACGCAGCCGCGCGCCCGCAAGATCCTCGGCGTCATGATCGACCTCGCCCATGCGCTGGGCATGTCGGTGGTGGCGGAAGGCATCGAGACGGTGGAGGCGCTGGCCGTGCTTGAAGGTCTCGGCGGCGACGCGGTGCAGGGCTTTCTCACCGGCCACCCGATGCCGCTCGAGGCGGCGCTGGAGCATCCCGACGGCATCGCCTGGGCGCGGCAGGGTTGA
- a CDS encoding efflux transporter outer membrane subunit, with product MTIPTASRPFQASRLAGALLVAGLLGGCAVGPDYSAPSLQLPAKWGAAKPAVSVTGDEADNKPPQLGRWWEKLGDKTLNGLVDQAVAGNLDVATAKARVRQARATRQQAMAALAPTLTGSGSYSRADNGSTVSDTGDVTVSGPFDTFNLGANASWELDLFGENRRAAEAATYGLDASEETLRNTLLTLIGDVATYYVEARGYQARAELARRTAASQRETAALTRTKLQVGSASAVDVANAEGQAASTEANIPELESSYQQTVHQLAILLGQPPSALNDVMKRSAPIPTPGNAVPRGVPANVLLSRPDVRLAERQYAQYTAKIGQAEAARYPDVSLTGEVSTSAAKVGDLAKSSSISWSFGPSVSIPIFNAGQLKAAVDYAQAQRDEYFLTYRAAVLTALQDVENASVSLQQERVKYRSLDSSAKSYREAASLSRTLYQSGSSSFLDVLTAERSSYSADDTLLQSRVAIATDYVSLNKALGGGWPGTVDDRTPVIVDKDMAPRLVSLDKTGLKPRDPENQGVDQAFAH from the coding sequence ATGACCATCCCGACCGCCTCCCGTCCCTTTCAGGCGTCGCGCCTTGCCGGCGCGCTGCTCGTCGCCGGCCTGCTCGGCGGCTGTGCCGTCGGCCCGGACTACAGCGCCCCGTCCCTCCAGCTCCCGGCCAAATGGGGCGCGGCCAAGCCGGCGGTCTCCGTCACCGGGGACGAGGCCGACAACAAGCCGCCGCAGCTCGGCCGCTGGTGGGAAAAGCTCGGTGACAAGACGCTGAACGGGCTGGTCGATCAGGCGGTCGCCGGCAATCTCGACGTCGCCACCGCCAAGGCCCGCGTGCGGCAGGCCCGCGCCACCCGCCAGCAGGCGATGGCCGCGCTTGCCCCGACGCTGACCGGCTCGGGCAGCTACAGCCGCGCCGACAATGGCAGCACTGTCTCCGACACCGGCGACGTGACGGTCTCCGGGCCGTTCGACACCTTCAACCTCGGCGCCAATGCGAGCTGGGAGCTCGACTTGTTCGGCGAGAACCGCCGCGCGGCCGAGGCGGCGACCTATGGTCTGGACGCCTCCGAGGAGACGCTGCGCAACACGCTGCTGACGCTGATCGGCGATGTCGCGACCTATTATGTCGAGGCGCGCGGCTATCAGGCGCGGGCGGAACTCGCCCGCCGCACCGCCGCCTCGCAGCGCGAGACCGCTGCGCTCACCCGCACCAAGCTGCAGGTCGGCTCCGCGTCGGCGGTCGATGTCGCCAATGCCGAGGGGCAGGCCGCGAGCACCGAGGCGAATATTCCCGAGCTGGAGTCGAGCTACCAGCAGACCGTGCACCAGCTCGCCATCCTGCTCGGCCAGCCGCCGAGCGCGCTCAACGACGTGATGAAGCGCAGCGCGCCGATCCCGACGCCGGGCAATGCCGTGCCGCGCGGCGTGCCGGCCAATGTGCTGCTGTCGCGTCCCGATGTCCGCCTCGCCGAGCGGCAATATGCGCAATACACCGCCAAGATCGGCCAGGCCGAGGCGGCGCGCTATCCCGATGTCAGCCTCACCGGCGAGGTGTCGACCTCGGCCGCCAAAGTGGGTGACCTCGCCAAGAGCTCGTCGATCAGCTGGAGCTTCGGCCCGAGCGTGAGCATCCCGATCTTCAACGCCGGCCAGCTCAAGGCGGCGGTGGACTATGCGCAGGCGCAGCGCGACGAGTACTTCCTGACCTACCGCGCGGCGGTGCTGACCGCCCTTCAGGATGTCGAGAACGCCAGCGTTTCGCTGCAGCAGGAGCGCGTCAAATACCGCAGCCTCGACTCCTCGGCAAAGTCCTACCGCGAGGCCGCCTCGCTCTCGCGCACGCTCTACCAGAGCGGCTCGTCGAGCTTCCTCGACGTGCTGACCGCCGAGCGCTCCTCCTATTCGGCCGACGACACGCTGCTGCAGAGCCGCGTCGCCATCGCCACCGACTATGTCTCGCTCAACAAGGCGCTGGGCGGTGGCTGGCCGGGCACGGTGGATGACCGCACGCCGGTCATCGTCGACAAGGACATGGCCCCGCGCCTCGTCTCGCTCGACAAGACCGGCCTCAAGCCGCGCGATCCCGAGAACCAGGGCGTCGACCAGGCGTTCGCGCACTGA